From one Paeniglutamicibacter psychrophenolicus genomic stretch:
- the dapE gene encoding succinyl-diaminopimelate desuccinylase, with protein sequence MVHSKPSPASAIRPAAPLELDLRGDVADLTARLMDIESVSGNEGPLADAIESALRNLPHLVLHRDGDAIVARTMLGHPERVVLAGHLDTVPLPTTPGARGTVPVSWEGETLYGRGATDMKGGVAVQLALAATLENPNRDVTFIFYDHEEVEGSKSGLGRLFRSSPELLAGDFAILLEPTHGTVEGGCNGTSRYKVRTRGVAAHSARAWMGENAIHAAAPILRILADYSPKTVDVDGLAYRESLNAVRISGGIAGNVIPDYCEVEVNYRFAPDKDVAAAEAHVFELFKDFEIIRTDGAPGARPGLQHPAAASFVAAVGREPKPKFGWTDVARFSELGIPAVNFGPGDALLAHSDDEHVTRAAIHECLAALELWLGGKPATGEGS encoded by the coding sequence CCATCCGCCCCGCCGCGCCCCTCGAACTGGACCTGCGGGGGGACGTGGCCGACCTGACCGCCCGCCTGATGGACATCGAGTCGGTTTCCGGCAACGAGGGCCCCCTGGCCGACGCCATCGAATCGGCCCTGCGCAATCTCCCGCACCTGGTGCTGCACCGGGACGGGGATGCGATCGTGGCCCGCACCATGCTCGGCCACCCCGAGCGGGTGGTGCTGGCCGGGCACCTGGACACCGTGCCGCTGCCCACCACGCCCGGGGCGCGCGGAACCGTGCCGGTCAGCTGGGAGGGCGAGACGCTCTACGGGCGCGGGGCCACAGACATGAAGGGCGGGGTCGCTGTCCAGCTGGCGCTGGCGGCCACCCTGGAAAACCCCAACCGGGACGTCACCTTCATCTTCTACGACCACGAAGAGGTCGAGGGCTCCAAGTCGGGCCTGGGCCGGCTGTTCCGCAGCAGCCCGGAACTGCTGGCCGGGGACTTCGCGATCCTGCTCGAGCCCACCCACGGGACGGTGGAGGGCGGTTGCAACGGCACCAGCCGCTACAAGGTGCGCACCCGCGGCGTCGCGGCGCACTCGGCCCGCGCCTGGATGGGCGAGAACGCCATCCACGCGGCGGCGCCCATCCTGCGCATCCTGGCCGACTACAGCCCCAAGACCGTGGACGTGGACGGGCTGGCCTACCGCGAATCGCTCAACGCCGTGCGCATCAGCGGGGGCATCGCCGGGAACGTGATCCCCGATTACTGCGAGGTCGAGGTCAACTACCGCTTTGCCCCGGACAAGGACGTGGCGGCCGCCGAGGCCCACGTCTTCGAGCTGTTCAAGGACTTCGAGATCATCCGCACCGACGGCGCGCCCGGCGCTCGGCCCGGGCTGCAGCACCCGGCAGCGGCCTCCTTCGTGGCGGCCGTGGGCCGGGAACCGAAGCCGAAGTTCGGGTGGACCGACGTCGCGCGCTTTTCCGAGCTGGGGATCCCCGCGGTGAACTTCGGACCGGGCGATGCGCTGCTGGCGCATTCCGACGACGAACACGTCACCCGCGCGGCCATCCACGAGTGCCTGGCCGCATTGGAACTCTGGCTGGGCGGGAAACCGGCCACCGGCGAGGGGTCGTAG
- a CDS encoding amino acid ABC transporter permease, with translation MKVSESVLFDAPGPKARRRVVIVNIIGVLIALALVYYLYKVMNDAGQLAAEKWVVFGKGSIWENYLLPGLLNTLRAAAVAIVTSMLFGFIFGIGRLSTNKVINWISSIVVEFFRAVPVLLMMIFLWIILARSGIVQPSDAPFVAVVVGLTLYNGSVVAELIRSGVFGLPKGQREAGIAIGLTRGQSLRNIEIPQALIAMLPALIGQFVVILKDSALGYIINFNELLFNGKLIGTGNANVLQALVVVAVIFILINFGLSRLATLVAGRLSSRGISAGKPLDPAVPVVVADLNTTVPGGNPKG, from the coding sequence ATGAAAGTCTCCGAATCGGTCCTTTTCGACGCCCCGGGCCCCAAGGCCCGTCGCCGCGTCGTCATCGTCAACATCATTGGCGTGCTGATTGCCCTCGCCCTGGTCTACTACCTCTACAAGGTCATGAACGACGCCGGGCAGCTGGCGGCCGAAAAGTGGGTCGTGTTTGGCAAGGGTTCCATCTGGGAGAACTATCTGCTCCCGGGCCTGCTTAACACCCTCAGGGCGGCAGCCGTCGCCATCGTCACCTCGATGCTCTTCGGGTTCATCTTCGGCATCGGGCGCCTGTCCACCAACAAGGTCATCAACTGGATCAGCTCGATCGTCGTGGAATTCTTCCGCGCCGTGCCGGTGCTGCTGATGATGATCTTCCTGTGGATCATCCTTGCCCGCTCGGGGATCGTGCAACCCAGCGATGCCCCGTTCGTAGCAGTGGTCGTGGGACTGACCCTGTACAACGGCTCGGTGGTTGCAGAGCTGATCCGCTCCGGCGTCTTCGGCCTGCCCAAGGGCCAGCGCGAGGCAGGCATCGCCATCGGCCTGACACGCGGGCAGTCGCTGCGCAACATCGAGATCCCGCAGGCGCTCATTGCGATGCTTCCCGCGCTGATCGGCCAGTTCGTGGTCATCTTGAAGGACTCCGCACTGGGGTACATTATCAATTTCAACGAACTGCTATTCAACGGCAAGCTCATCGGCACCGGCAACGCGAACGTGCTGCAGGCGCTGGTGGTTGTTGCCGTCATCTTCATCCTGATCAACTTCGGGCTCTCGAGGTTGGCCACCTTGGTGGCGGGCCGGCTCAGCAGCCGCGGCATCAGTGCCGGCAAGCCGCTGGACCCAGCGGTGCCCGTTGTGGTCGCTGATTTGAACACCACGGTTCCGGGCGGCAACCCCAAGGGTTGA
- a CDS encoding amino acid ABC transporter permease, whose amino-acid sequence MQGYLSLWDEYGGQMMSAFWGNLQLTFWAAIGSLVLGTILALMRISPVPSFRAFGTSYVNIFRNTPLTIIMTFGVLVLFGVFKVQFSSDFNLNFFQIAIVGLTIYHSAFVCEAIRSGVNTVPLGQAEAARAIGLSFLPAARMVILPQAFRGAIAPLGNVLIALIKNTTVAVAGSVAEISGLMKTMLEFRADVGILIFLTIAVFFVIVVIPVGVLTTYLSKKLAVAR is encoded by the coding sequence GTGCAAGGCTACCTTTCCCTATGGGATGAATACGGCGGACAAATGATGTCCGCCTTCTGGGGCAACCTGCAGCTGACATTTTGGGCAGCCATCGGGTCGTTGGTCCTGGGCACGATCCTGGCACTGATGCGTATTTCGCCGGTGCCAAGCTTCCGTGCATTCGGGACCTCATACGTGAACATCTTCCGAAACACCCCGCTGACCATCATCATGACCTTTGGCGTGCTGGTGCTCTTTGGCGTTTTCAAGGTCCAGTTCAGCTCGGATTTCAATCTCAACTTCTTCCAGATCGCCATCGTTGGCTTGACGATCTACCACTCGGCATTCGTCTGCGAAGCCATCCGCTCCGGCGTCAACACCGTGCCCTTGGGGCAGGCGGAAGCAGCACGGGCCATCGGACTGAGCTTCCTTCCCGCTGCCCGCATGGTCATCTTGCCGCAGGCCTTCCGCGGGGCCATCGCCCCGCTGGGCAACGTGCTGATCGCCTTGATCAAGAACACCACGGTCGCAGTGGCCGGGTCGGTGGCCGAGATCTCCGGACTCATGAAGACCATGCTTGAGTTCCGCGCAGATGTCGGAATCCTGATCTTCCTCACCATCGCCGTGTTCTTCGTGATCGTCGTGATCCCCGTCGGAGTGCTGACCACCTACCTATCCAAGAAGTTGGCGGTGGCACGATGA